From Dehalobacter sp.:
GCGGGTCGAAACGCTCAACCAGTTCGCCGAAATTGCCGGTGTTGAGGTTCCCATCCAGCAGCGCCCAGGCCGTCTCCCAGGACCCTTTCCCGGCCTGCGAACGCAGCGAGGCAGTTGTCATCTCCGGCGAAGCGCGATAGAGTGCCCCATAAACGACCAATACCAGGCTTATTGCGATTAGGCTCGTCTGCAGCGCCCGCTTCTTGGGGCGGATGAGCCAGGCGACGATCAGAACGAATCCCGGGAACAACTTGGTGAGGATTCCCAGGCCGATTGCCACACCTGCCGGACGGTCCTTACCCTCCAAAATCCATAACAGTGCAGACAGCATAAAGAAGACCGCCAGGGGGTCGAAATACCACCAGCCGTAGCTGAGCACGAGCAGAATCGAGAAGTAATAGAATAACCGCCACTCAGATCCTTCACCCGGATGCAGCTTGCGGTTCAGCTTGATGAATAACGCCAGATTGCCCGCCTGAAATAGCGTGAGCAGAAAAACCAGCAGATAATCGTATACATGCTCCTGCCCACCGGAGGCCAGGAAGAGCAGCCGGGACAAAAAGGGGAAAAGCGGCGGGAACTCACTCCAAAAATCGAAATATGGCCAACCCAGTTTCGACAGGTTGAAGAAATGGGGAAGATCGCCATATCCAATCAGACCTGCGAGAGGCAGAGCGAGGAAGAACATGCTTCTTAACATGAAAAACAAAAGCGAAGATTGTCGACCCAATCTGATCGTGAACATTTCGAGATTTCGGATTTCCGGTATAGATGAAGTATATGATTTTCTATAAATCGTCAGCCATCTACCTATTATGGGCCGTAATTCAAATCGACCCGAGGCAGGTTACATTGATCTGCGCTTTCAGTGATATCTCGGAAAACGTACGGGGTGTTCCACTTTGAGAAGTAAACCCTATCCTCGAGCAGCTCATAATTAGTGTCGAAGTAGGCGTTAAAGATTACCCGAAAAGTATTAACCGGTGTGATGGTTGGATAAACTTGATCCGCAGTCCCTTCACCTGGCAGGTAATAGGCGTTTAGAATCGACATTCTTTCTTGATAACATATATGAGTATCTTGATCTGATTTCCAGTGCGCCCCTGGGCCATGGTCTCCTTGAATAACGATTATTGGCGCTGTCCTCGACTTTTCCAGAATTGCAGATACAGTCTCCTCCATTATAGTGTTCAAATAGGTCATTTGCCCTGTATACCCTTGTAGATAATCCTCAATGGTTCCTTGAAAAGAGTCTCCATCTGAGAAACCTTTATCCGGTATTGGTCGTTCTTCACCATTCGGTCCAAAAGCAAAAGGTGGATGTGGCATCAAGATATGAGAAAAAACAAATTTTGGAGAAGCCTGTTCGGGGATATTCGCAATATTCGAAAATACATCCAATTTTGCTCTTCGATACCAATCAGGATAGTATTGATCTAGCCAAAAATCTGCCAGCGTCGTCGAAAGAAATCCAAATTCAAATCCATTAATCCATAGAGACGTGTCGAGGAAGACATCCGCATCGCGGATGTCTGACATAGAGATTCCATCTGAGATCGAAATAATCTGATATCCCTGCTCAGCCAACGTTTCACGGACATTACTGTCACGGATAAGTTGTGAAAGCGGTTGTCGTTCATCATACTTATCACTTACCTGATCTGATAGCTCATTTACGTATTGGTAGTTCAATGATGACGAGATAGACAAAGCTGTCTGGTTATAATTCGCGTGACTGTTCTCAGCAAGAATGAACCCCTTTTGCTTTAAATAATTTATAAAGTGTGCATTATCATACCCATAATAATTTTTTAATAATTGATCATTGCCATAGCCATCCAAAATTATGTAATAGATATCAGGAGATATTTCCGGGTTTGATACTAACGGTGCCAATCCAGTCGAAAAATTATCAGAAAGAGTGAATTCTTCATTATTCAAGGTTGTTACCCCTAATACAACCGTAGGAAATATCAGTGCGATGATAGAAACCCTAGTAAGTAAGCTATTTAACGTTGCTACCAACTTCGTATGACGCAAAATCAACAAGATACCCAAGCAGAGAATTACATAACTAA
This genomic window contains:
- a CDS encoding glycosyltransferase 87 family protein, whose amino-acid sequence is MFTIRLGRQSSLLFFMLRSMFFLALPLAGLIGYGDLPHFFNLSKLGWPYFDFWSEFPPLFPFLSRLLFLASGGQEHVYDYLLVFLLTLFQAGNLALFIKLNRKLHPGEGSEWRLFYYFSILLVLSYGWWYFDPLAVFFMLSALLWILEGKDRPAGVAIGLGILTKLFPGFVLIVAWLIRPKKRALQTSLIAISLVLVVYGALYRASPEMTTASLRSQAGKGSWETAWALLDGNLNTGNFGELVERFDPQAAGRLVGNPPVLPAWLALVPFALLGAWLFFRFRPSGPF